In Polyangiaceae bacterium, the genomic window TGAAGGCTCGCCACATGCGCGAGTGGCTCGACACGCCGGTGCCCGCCTTGGGCGGCAAGACGCCCCGCTCCGCCGCGAAGAACAAGGCGGGGCGCGCCGGGCTCGACGTGCTCCTGCGCGAGATCGAGCTGATGGAGTCCCAAGCGCCTCCCGAGATGCGCGGTGACATCGGCTGGCTGCGACGCGAGCTAGGGATGGAATGAAGGTCGGGGACACCAGCGGCGACCCCGACCACCCTCACTGCAAAAAGCCGCCCTCCCGGCAGACTCTCGTGTCGCCGACCTGCGAGGTCTATCTTCGTGCTCATGCAACGCCGCACCCGCCTCCTGCTTCTGATCGTCGCCTGCGTGCTCGCCGCGTTCGTCGGTTGCGGCGGCGGTGACGACGGCGGCACCGCGTCGAACGCCGGCAGCGGTGGCAAGGGCAGCGGCGGCAACGGCACCGGCGCGGCGGGCAGCGGCGGCGGCATCAACCTGGACGGCGCCGTCGAAGATCTGAAGGTCGAGCCCGCGACCGCCACCCTCACCGTCACCGCCAAGGGCACGCCGCAAGCTCAGAGCTTCAAGGCGCTCGCCGGCCAGAGCCAGGTCAGCGCGACCTGGACGATCTCGGACACCGACATCGCGAACATCGACGCGACGGGCACCGCGACGAACGCCGGCATCATCGGCGGCAACGTCACCGTCACCGCGAGCTACGGCGGCAAGACCGCGACCGCGCAGCTCGCCGTCAACGTCCTGCTCAGCGAGGACGTGGACACCGGCATCGACCCCGCCAACAAGGCCGCGCTCGGCGGCGCGCCCGGCGCCGATCCCGGCCCCACTCCGAGCAAGTTCCTCTACCCCTACGATCAGACCGTGATGCCGAAGGGCATCCTCGCCCCTCTGCTCATGATCAGCGCCGGCAGCGTGGCGCCGGTGGACGCGAAGGTGAAGCTCTCGACGCCCGGCTTCAGCTGGGAGGGCTTCTACAAGGTCGCCACCCCCGCCACCCCGCGCTTCACGCCTCCCCAGGACATCTGGAACGCGGCCCTCGCCACCGCGGCGGGCGGCAAGGTCGCCGTCGAGATCACCAAGGCCGCCAGCGGCCAGGCCTACGGCCCCTACGCCATCGGGCTCACCGCGGCGGCCGGCTCGCTGAAGGGCGTGGTCTACTACATGACCTACGAGGCCCCGCACACGGGCCTCTGGGCCGCCCGACCCGGAAACCAAGGCGCCGCCACCCAGGTCAAGCAGGGCTGCGTCGTGTGCCACGCCGTCTCGGCGAACGGCAAGATGCTCTCCACCGGCGCGGAGGTGAACCAGCAGAGCGCGGAGAGCGGCGTCTACCAGGTCGATCTCACCGGCACGGCGACTCAAATCTCCCAGTCTCCTCCGAACCTGGGCGGCGACTCCCGCGGCCTCTCCTTCGGCTCCTGGACGCCCGACGGCAAGTACGTGATGCGCAGCCAGAACGACTTCTGGGGCGGCGTGAACCAACTGGCCTGGCGCGTGGACGTGACCGGCAAGAAGCTCGACGCCGCCACGGTCGTCGGCCTCGGCGCCGGCGTCAGCGCGTACCTCCCGGCGTTCTCCCACGACAACAAGCGCCTGGCGTTCACCCAGGGCCACGGCGAGCCCAGCCCGCCCGGCTCGGTCATCCGCTCCATTCAGGTGATGGACGTCGCCATCGACGACACCGCCGGCCCCGCGGGCACCCTCACCTTCACGAACCGCCAAGTCGTGCTCGACAACGGCGCGAGCGGCAAGGTCACCAAGTACTCGACGTTCCTGCCCGACTCGAACCTGATCGTCCTCCAGGAATCTCAGAAGTTCTACGCGGGGCACGGCGGTATGCTCGCCACGGCTGACGCCAGCGGCACCTACGGCGCCGCCGACGGTCGCCTCAACCTCATCGACGTCGCGACCAAGGCGCACCTCGAGCTCACTCTGGCCAACAAGGGCAACGTGCCGAGCGACGAGGATCACAACTACGAGCCCTTCGCGCT contains:
- a CDS encoding DUF2384 domain-containing protein, whose translation is MAQVRRLPSAAPSWATRLSGSPADLARPSRRRNPSASQPLPPEALAVLHELKARHMREWLDTPVPALGGKTPRSAAKNKAGRAGLDVLLREIELMESQAPPEMRGDIGWLRRELGME